Proteins encoded in a region of the Vibrio ponticus genome:
- the ppa gene encoding inorganic diphosphatase produces MSLNDVPAGKSLPDDLYVVIEIPANADPIKYEVDKDSGAVFVDRFMSAPMFYPCNYGYVNNTLSLDGDPVDVLVPTPHPLMPGSVIRCRPVGVLKMTDESGEDAKVVAVPHTKLSKEYDHIQDVDDLPELLKAQITHFFERYKELESGKWVKVDGWADAEAARQEILESYERAQK; encoded by the coding sequence ATGAGCTTGAATGACGTACCAGCAGGCAAATCTTTACCTGATGATCTGTATGTAGTAATAGAAATCCCTGCTAATGCAGACCCAATTAAATACGAAGTAGATAAAGACTCTGGCGCCGTATTTGTTGACCGATTTATGTCTGCACCCATGTTTTACCCATGCAACTACGGCTATGTAAATAATACGCTATCACTCGATGGTGACCCAGTTGATGTGTTGGTGCCAACACCTCATCCACTAATGCCGGGCTCTGTCATTCGCTGTCGTCCTGTTGGCGTATTGAAAATGACCGATGAATCTGGTGAAGATGCAAAAGTTGTCGCGGTACCACATACTAAGCTCTCTAAAGAGTACGACCACATCCAAGATGTCGACGACCTTCCAGAACTGCTTAAGGCACAAATCACACACTTTTTTGAGCGTTACAAAGAGCTTGAGTCAGGCAAGTGGGTGAAAGTGGATGGTTGGGCGGATGCCGAGGCTGCACGTCAGGAAATCCTCGAGTCTTACGAGCGAGCACAGAAATAA